In bacterium BMS3Abin08, the genomic stretch ACTACATATTCAACAGGGTCTTCCGTTAAACAGTGAAATGCGGTAAAAAAACGACTGGACAACGGCCGCTTTAGACTGCTCTTTCAAGGTTGACAAACATGATCTCACTTTGATATGATTACCTGCAAATAATTAAATTTCCATTTTTTGAACTAAAAATTAAAGACAAAAAAAGAGAGGTACCGGGGTTAAATGACAAGGCGTAGTCTTCTGAAGTCGCTGCTTTCATATCTTGGTCTCGCCGCACTGTTCACATTCCTTTACCCTGCGTATAAGTTTCTTTCCCCTGCAAACATTTTCGCCAAGAAAAAACCTTTCACCATCAAAAAGACGGAAATCCCCGAGGGGGAAGCAAAAGATGTAATTGTAAACTCCAACCCCGTGATAATCATTAATAGTCCCTCGCAGGGATTCATTGCACTCTCAAGGGTATGTACACATCTGGGCTGTCTTGTAGATTATGATAAGTCCAGAAGCAGACTCGTATGTCCTTGCCACGCAGCCCAGTTTGATATCGACGGCAAGGTAATATCCGGACCTGCCCCCAGGCCATTAACACGTTTTGCCCTCACTACAGAGGGAGACAGCGTTATTATAAGTTAACTTTAAAGGGATTTTTTGTTTTCTAAAAACGGTATGCTTACTAAAATCTATACATGGGTTGAAGAGCGAACGGGACTTTCGGAAATCCTGAGGAGCCAACTGGTTGATTTCACCGTACCAAAAGACTCGGGATATTCCAACACCCTCGGTTTTGTACTGTTTACAGCCTTTTTCATCCAGTTAATAACCGGGATCTTCCTTCTTACATACTACATACCCCATCCCGACTATGCATTCAAGAGCGTTCAGTTCATCATGAACCAGGCAAATTTCGGATGGCTCTTCAGGCTTGTTCATGTCGTGGGA encodes the following:
- the petC_3 gene encoding cytochrome b6-f complex iron-sulfur subunit, which gives rise to MTRRSLLKSLLSYLGLAALFTFLYPAYKFLSPANIFAKKKPFTIKKTEIPEGEAKDVIVNSNPVIIINSPSQGFIALSRVCTHLGCLVDYDKSRSRLVCPCHAAQFDIDGKVISGPAPRPLTRFALTTEGDSVIIS